The sequence atcataTCATTAAAAAAGCACTGAGGGAACTTGACCTATCCCATCTGGGGAGCAATCTGTTCCTAAATTTTAAATTCTGTACCTCAACACGCTCAGTTAATTAAAACAATGGCAATGCCTCCAAGAAAATTCACCTCTTCAATATATTATTTTTGCTCTTGACTGTCAGATGCCTTTTCTGACTGGCATCTCTCTAAGAGAAAAACCGAACCAACTGTATACATGCTAGCAGCTTTCAGGCTTCCTCTTCATCCCAAACAAGATTGGTTTTGAGATTTCCTAAGCAGGCTGACAAGATTCATGTGTTAGGATTTCAGCCTGCTGcttgttttctttgttattaACTGGTTTGTTTAGTTGCATGCAACTGTAATCAAGAGCACCTTTGACACCACCCTTCAGCACGTGTACACACACCCACTCTTACATTTGGGCTTGAAAAATGTGTAAACACACATACTTTTGTTTTTGCCCCTGAAACTAGTGACATGGAACGAATGCTACTGATGAAAGATTACAGCTTTCTGTCGTTTGATAAGATGATGGCATTAGTGAGTTGCTGGTAGGCACGTCATATGATATGCTGGCACTTGCAAAGGTTACCAGGGCTTGTGTTGAGTCACAGGACTGTTTCTCTACATCTTCTGAATTAACAGAGATCAGACTTGTATGTTTTGATCTGCTCCATAACAAAGTTTGCTTTCTGAGACTTCCCAGATCTTCCTTAAAATGTGGATTGAAAAGGATATAAAGAAGTGGGTTTAGACATGCGGGCAGTGGGACAATCACTAGAAGTATTGATTTAATCACTTCTGGGCTAATAAAAGTGAGGTTTAGTAAAGAGGAAAAAGATAAAAAGGCCACAGGGCAATAAAGAATGCAATTAGTAAAAAGTAATAATGCTATGTGCTTGATCATAGAACAGTCCCAAATATTGTCTAGTTCTCCCTTCTCCAAACTACAGTACAGTTTTGTATAGGCAACAGTCATTACCAGAAAGCACAGAGAGTTTAACAAGACCAGTGCTACCATGAAGCCCATCGAGCTGGGTTCCCCAAATGGCAAAGGTAAACAGAGCGGAGACACCCCATATTGACGCTCACTGAGAAGTGGTACCACTGCAATTATCAGTGCCAACATAAAGCAAAAGAAAATGGCTATTTTTACACTAGCAAGAGAGGATTTTGTTTCAAACTTTGTAGCATACTTTACGGAGAACCCACGTTCGAGTGCTGCCAGGGTAAGGAGGAAAATGGAAGTCTCTGAAGCAAAAATGGACAGAAGGCCAGTGACTTGGCAACCAACTCCACTTTCCCACCAAGCACCATATTGAGCAAAGCTGCCAAAGGTTAATGCATCCATGCTGGCCAATACACCACTGGACAGACCCATTAGCATGTTTACAATGGCTATCAGTCCAATTAAAAGTTTTATAGAGGAAATATACAATGGAGATTTGAAGACTGTTGCAGTTAACAGTGCATTGCAAATAAATGCCAAACCTACTATGGTCCACACTCCAATTCTGATTAGCCAACTACCAAACAGATGGTCACATGGTTTGAAGGGGCCTGCAAGGACAAGAAAGAGAAATGGGAAGAGGAAATATGTGAGAGTGAAGGATTAATTTGCAACATTTGAAACCCTGCCTAATTTTCATGTCTCTTCTAACCACAGGGAGAAGAAATATGCACCTTCTCCAGCACCCACTGCTATGCAGTGGCTTCCAACCTTCTTTTGTTGGTGCTTCCCAGAAAGACTGGAGGATGGGCATTTCCTGTCTCCTCAGTCCGTCATGACCCAGAACAGGTACCTCTCCGTCCCTTTTTAAtatccattctctctctctcttccctgagCTGGGTGTTCTGAGAGTAGCTAGGCTCTTAGAGAAGATAAGCCTGGGGTGGTACATGGGCCTCTCATGTACAGGGAAGCTATGTCCATGGCCAGATACATTGGGGGGCTGGCACTGGAGCAGGGAGAGACTTTCCAGGAGACACCTGCTGCTTTCCTTGTAGCAAAGGAAGCATTTAGGGGAAGTGGCATCatacaatttttttctgtttccacTTCTCCCATCTACAACACCTCAGGttgggaaacactgttctagaGAGGCAATGCTAATATTGAGGAATCATTTGGTAGAGAATGTCTGTTCAGGGCAATATAAGTGATATTTGCCTCTGACCCAGACATTAGACCAAACTGCACTATTACAGTAGTGTAAAACTGGAGTCACTCAACTGGCTTCAAcggaattattccagatttacactagagTGCCTAAGCACAGAATCTGGTCTATCATCATCTTTTTCTTGATGGACAGAGAAACTAATGACTTGAGATCACAGATCTGTTATGCCAAAGGGAGGGATAAGACCTATCTAAGGATACAGAGAGAAATTCTTGGTTTAGCAGTCACAGAAGCCAATGTATTGTAGTTAAACAGTTTCATGGGCTTCAATCTTATATTGTGGGCTAATACAATTCGGTCCCACCAAAATTACTGCAAAATATGGTGCAATTTCATTGAAATGGATCAGAAGTTACTTCTAGGGACAGCTTAGCAGTTCTTTGTTTCAGACATCAAGGGAAACTTTGTCAGGTCTCTTATTTGCCTGGCAGTTCCATACCTGGAGAGGGTGAGCATTGCACCAAATGATGGACTTTCAAATCTTCTTCAAAGTCAAGCAGAAAATCCTCAAAGTCACGTTCATCTGCGGGAGAAAATCCCTGACACTTTAGATTGAGACTAAGTTCCTTTGTGTGAATATAGGGAAATGGCTGTGATAAGTTACTTTAAGGCCTGGTCTTGCTCTCTCTTTGCCTGCAAATTTCCAAGCAATAGTAGACACTGGTCCCATTTGATTTTATATTACTTGGGGTGGATAGATCAAATCACCACTTCTTTGAAAATAATTACAGTTAAAAAGGCATCCCCCTAATTACCTAATTTGCACTATGAGGATTGCCTGGAAGAGTGTTAAATATCAGCTCCAGAGTTGTGCCAATTCACCGACAAATAACCCTGGATGTTGTGATCACCCGAACATGTGTCCACATTGTACCAGCTTCTGGTtccattcttgtcagtttcagttCCTGCTGGCCCTAATCCCTGGGCCTTTGATGAAAAAAGTTCTTGTTAGATTTGAGCCTTTTGCTGGCTCACAAGAATAGAGATGGGATGGACATCAGCAGGAGGGTGTAATGTGCACATGTGTCTCTGCAGTAACAAACCCAGTGCTGCAGGAGAAGAGGGTACTGTGAGTCTCTAACCCCTCCAGCCACTGGAGGTCAGAATCTCTCCCTGGCACCTAGGGAGAGCTAGGAGAAGCCACAGGCTTTCATGCCATGTAGCTCACCACATTTTACAATCCCAATGGGCTATGTGTCTTCTATCCcactctagggttgccaggtgttcaGTTTTGACCGGAATGCCCGGTCGCAAAGGagccctggtggctctggtcagcactgctgaccgggccgttaaaagtctgacAGGCTCTCTACCTGGCTCCGCACGGcacccagaagcggctggcatgtgttgtcgtccccctccccagctcttaggtgcaggggcggccaggggggctctgcgtgctgcccctgccccaagtgccccctcccgcactcttgaacccttcatttctggccccacccaggagTCCGCACCCCCAGGTGGAGCCCtcagctcctcccacaccccaaacccttgcctcagcccagtgaaaatgagggagtgagggtgggggagagcgagtgacagagggaggggagattgagtgaatgggggcagggcctcagaaggggcagggcagaggtggggcggggcaggaagcgggGCAAGGGCTTTTGGTTTTgtgaaattagaaagttggcaatggCAACCCTATCCCACTCCCAAGCTTGTACCGCTGCTACGAGCAGCGCTTGCTAGCCCAGAACACATGGTGCTACTGTTAAGATCAGCAGCAACTTGTGACAGTCCAGCTCTGAACTATCTTTCTTTGCAAATGCAGGTTCTCTATTGTGTAGGATGACAGACCAGCACCATGTCACCCACTCTGAATTAAGAGGATGATTTTTGCCTCCAGTGTGAGGATCCATCTTGAAAAAGTCCCTTTAAAAGGATATTATAAATAAACTCTTGTTTAGACTTTGAAAGCTACATCTCACTACCATAAAACTCAATAGAGCAAACAATTCCTATACAACCTCTAAATAGCAATCTGGGGAGGTGGCCATTTACAAAGCGATCAGCCCAAATCATAGGGCCTAATGCCAATCAGAGCTAAACTTGCACTCTAGCCAAAGGCTTGGCGAAAAGGGGGGGACAAAATTCTCATCGATATAAGGAGGGTGTCCTGGGCCATAAAGTAGGTTCCAAAGCCGAAGAGTGACATTAAGCTACTTACCTTGAATGTGTAACATTCCAGAATCTTTCTTATGAAAATCATCAGCACTGCTGTTCTCATCTTTGTTCCACTGGCTGGAGATTTTGTAGTGGCTTTCACAAGTTCCAAATGCACAGCACTGGTAAGCATAAGGCATTTCTATGATCCTGCACAttaacaaacaaaatatgcagttACACTTGTTACAGTACTTAATGTATTATACCTCATCACTATGTTAATATAGAGAAAAATGAACTCCAATTAAATAACtaactgaaagtgaaaacagccacacatttttgaaaaaaacctTGTTAATGCAGAGTTTGGGATGCACAGTTAAATTTacaaaaaattagaaaatgcaaATGGTTCCAAGACCAAATTTAATTCAGACACATTGCACACATTCTATATATTTTGTTATGGAGATTTTATAACATATTTAGTAATATATTAAGCTGTAGATTTAATAAAGCAGGAACAGACGTTCAATGCAGTTGAGTGAATGTTGCTGTCAGAAccatattttaattttctgaCTTTCAGTAATTTTAACTGTTTTAACTCACTGAGTTTTCTCCATGTAATTTTCTTagttttttcttttagaaagagatccaAATATCCTAGCTGAATCCTACCTGCATAACAGGCAAAACTCATATCTCAGTGCACAACCCCCACAAATTTGCAGGAAGTTAAGAGACTGAATTTTGGATCCAGATTCAAACTTCTCCCATCTCCACTGTAAAATGAAGGGGGTTCATCTCTGAGCGGAGAACAGGAATGGAGAATTCTAAACTGAATGGTTAATGATTTGGAAAGTTAAGAACATGTGAAAATAGGTCGTTACAATGGAAACTGTTTTGCTACCTTAATTATCATGTGTACATCTGTCAAGGGGCACTGGCATCCTTAACACCTTTCAGAGCACTGGTATTCCTGACGCTCAACCAGGTTTTAGTCAATgggtttttcattctttttactGTTATACAAATTCCAGGTCTCTTGTACATTTTGAATTCTATTTTGTTTGGACATTATAGGGCAAATTCTGAAAGGGGTTGAGAAAAACTGTAGGTACTTATACTGTATGGCCCACAAGTAGATGGATTATCTCTGCTAATTACACTGTTACCTCtgataaataaatatttgatcCAACACAGTTTTCCAGTTGTAACTGTTAATTAGTGCCTAACAGTaactaaaaacaataaaaaacgcATTGCTAAAATTACTCTAATTAAACATAAcacaaatggaaataaaatgggTTCATATCAAATTATCAGGTAAATCTTCTTATCAGATTAATCAAACTCAATAGAGCAAACAATTCCTATACAACCTCTAAATAGCAATCTGGGGAGGTGGCCATTTACAAAGCAATCAGCCCAAATCATAGGGCCTAATGCCAATCAGAGCTAAACTTGCACTCTAGCCAAAGGCTTGGCAAACGGGGAGGGACAAACCAAACCCCAAGCTAAAGCTAATGTTTAAATTACAATTTAAATGCCAACTAATGAGCTACTTGTTCAGATTTCCATGGTGAGGTGGAAGCAATAGCAATCCTTAAGCCTGTCCACAATATAAACATTTGCataagatattttaaaacattccaaTAAAGTTCAGGATAATAAAGTTTTAATTGAGAACTTTATGTGAAGATAATGATTTCCTACGACTTAAACATAAAATCCCAACCCCATGAAATTTCCAAGTATGTGATCTTTTAAAAAAGTGAGATTATCCAGTTAAGGCTGTCATTAAATGTTTCAGAAATGACTTCCTTAGGTGCTGTCCTCAACTAAACTCTGTGGGTTTTAACCAGAGATACTTCTGCGTGGGCTCATGCCTgggtgcatgcatgcacacatgctCTTTCACTCACAATCAGTCACctacagggttaaaaaaaaatgcaagtctATTGAGTCAGCCCAGAAGTGTCCCTCTGCTGACAAAAAAtagatacataaaataaaaagtcCATCCTTTTGCAAGATGGCTGTTGGGATTCTTGTGGCTTTGTGCTGCTTTGGAAGAGGTTGAGCCTGTTACCGAAAGGATCAGCAGGTGGGTTTCTCAGCTCCGCTGATTAATCGTAATGGACTCAATAGCTGACTAGGACACTTCCTTTATATGCTTGGTGGTGACAAGTCTTCAGATGTTGCCGGATTCCTGCCCCTCTGATGGCCAGTCATGGGGGAAGACATGTGGGCCTCAAGCACTGCAATGGTTCATGGCTTCTAGATAATGTGGCCAGGTGCCCAAGCCTTCTCAGTTACCACTCTTCAAAGGGCATGGCTTCTGTTTCTCATGCCCTTTGTAGGTCCTCCCAGAATCCCTTTGACAAACCTAAACAAGGCCCTATTTTCCAGAGTTACAATGGGTTTAAATTAAATAATCTCAAAAAATGAAGATCTTCCTCTTGCAATAAATGTTAGTCTGGAAAATCCTGTCCATTAAGCAATTTAGAAAGTATATGGCCAGACGGTCAATTAGTAGATCCAAAAATAGTTTGTAACACAGCTAGGATCAATTTCTCCTGAGCTGATAGACATCAGCTTCTTCTGGTCACAAAGGAACCTCTTTCTTATCACCTTCTAATGAAACTTCTTGCAAAAACTGTCTAAAAAAATTCAAAGATAACTAAAAAATGCAAAACTAACATAAAAATTGGAACTGACCCACATCACATCACACCAGAGATTCAACTTTATGCTTCAAAACAAACACCTGGACCCATTCCTTTTACTTTAAAGGCAGAATGACTGACTGCTACTTGCTGGAGAACATAAAtctcttttacatctttggggtttagctgctgctggcagtttAACTTTAAACAGATAAAAAGCTGGGTGAAGAGTAGATTTTAactgtcaaaataaaatatttgactcTTAAAAATTCACAATTTTAGGTAGAATTCATATACTGGGCCTCTTCTGCTTACTGGGTTCATGCCCATGGTAAGCCTCCTTTCTTCTATGTGAATGATTTAAGGAGCAGAGAGTCCTTGCAGGGAGAATTCTAGCTTTTCACACTATAAGGTGGGAGATGGTCAGTGAATGGGAATGGTAATTTGTGAGTAGTCCAGGGGAGATGGCCAGTGAGTTGTGAGTAATGCCAAACCACTGAACCAAACCCCACAGCGACAGAGGGAAGGAGAAGTGGCCAACGTTTGTTCTTTCTCCATGCTATAGTGAACTTGGCTAGGTGATAATTGTTGTGCCATTACTGGAAGTGGAGCTAAGGATTCCACCTCTCAGCCCCAAGATGTTTCTCTGTATTCGTGAGCAAATGCGCCATTTAGCTGAGCTGGGAGCTCTTTCCACGAATTTGGTCCTTAGCTTTGCAAATGATGTCTAACACCACCATTCAAGAAACTTTGTGCTTGTTCTCTGTTCATGTTCAGTGCTTTGAATAGTCATTTTAAAGTTCTccggtgaaatcctggccccactgaagtcaatggcaaaactccaatggATTTGAATGGAGCCAGCATTTCACCTCTGTTCTTTACTGGCTGCATGCACCCAACTCTTGTTAGATATGTTCCTTGAAGGAAGAATAGACCCTTTTGGCActgtttttgcaaaaaatgtAAGGATTACTTGGCACTTCCTTgtcaatttatttaattttcataGATAATTTAGTTGTATTTTCAGCAAAGTACTTGATTTTCATTTAGGAGGAGTGCATCGTTTCTAAAACCatatttaaaatagaattaaGTACAATTATGATTTCATCAGTCCAGCAATCAGCTACACTAGGAACATTCCATGTCCTCTTTCTTATACCGGCATGTCATGGCATATTTACAGgtgtataaaataataataataataaatttataCTTAGCACCTTTTAGCTGAGGATGTCAAAAAACTTGAACATGAAGCaattaggcctcaatcctgccaATACTTACACACATGATTACATTTATTAAGTTAAGTTTATTAAGTTCATTGAATAGTCCCAAATATGAGTACCCAtgatagtaaagttaagcatgtgtgtgagTTTTCACAGGATTGGGCCATTGGCTTACAACATCCCTGTCTATATAATAATTactacagatgggtaaactgaggcacagaatgagttagggcccaatcctaatcaaaatgaagtcagtggcaaaactcccaataacTTCAAAGGTTGtatgtgacttacccaaggtcatccAGAGCTGTGAATAATCACTAAAAACCACTTCCTTCCTATATCACACAATGTCCAGTCGAAAACATTCTACAGGATTAAGGGGCTgggtaataacaacaacaaactaCTTATTTGAACTTTAAGATTTAACCAAATGATCTGAGAGAAAACTGTTTATTGCTGCTTTAAATGAGTATTGTCAAGTATTTTGGTACATTAAAAAGCATATTTTCTCCTCAGTATCTACTTAGTTCCCATTAAATTTAATGGGAGTTATGTAACTGCAGTCAGTGGAAGACGAGCATTAAACTGCTAGCAATATAATTTTAACAGCTTTTGAAATGTATTGCCAGGAAGCAGATGTGGATCATACTAAGCAGCTACTGGGGTTAATATTTCAAAGCCCATTGTAGTTTCTTCAGTTAAAAGTGAGTATAATAAAAGTAGTCTATCATATTTTTATcatatttgttttagttttaataCTGCAGATCAAAGCCTTCCAGTATGAAGCAATGTACATTACACAGTGACACACCTTATATTGCACATGAACACAAATGTGGTTTATTAGTCTTAATGACATACTCACTTGAGTTCtggaaaattttcagatgatatcAAACTTTGTAGGTCATGATTTCCTGTTAATTTTAAATGAGTTAAACCATGTAGCCCAGTCACAGGAAAAGAGGACAAAAGGTTGGATGACAGATCCCTGCATAATAGCAAATAAAAATCAGCTTACATGGGTTTTTTTCAGcactaaaaatgtttttttaaataaattaatttaacCTCACCAAATATTATTAAACTAAATAAGGCCCCCAGTCAGCAGAGAAGATCTGCAGCATTCTTCACAAATATACACCCATTTTCCCAGCAGAATATGGGGCTAGACCATGGTAGCATTTTGCTCAGTAGTACCTGCTGTGGGTTAATTATTACCAAGACCCGACTCTGTGCACTCATGGCACCAGTTTtagagaacaggtaatcaattaaaaatgaattgaCTGTTCTCTGAAACTGTACATTGCCAAGTGAGAGCTCGTTCCCAACTAGAACCAAAGGGAACATTTTTTTAACCCCTTTGAGAAGGACTGGCTGGTTACTAGGGATTATGAGAACACatgtactttttctttaaaaccaaGCCAAGCCATAGGAGATTCTAGGCAGACGCTCCACATGAAGCAGAGAGGGAGTATGAGCTTTAGCAAGAACactattttctttcttctaatAAAGTACCTTATTCTGTGTTAGAAAGTGGACCTGTGATTATTTACCATTGTCACATGAAAGAAGCTGTTTGGCAGCGATGCTATAGACACGGGGCAGTACAGCCATGTGATAGTGCTACGCAAGGTGCAGTACCGGCTGGTGCCACGGGGGAGCTCTTGGTGTGGCTGGAGGACTCAGTGGTTGTAGTACACCTGCTGGCCTGGGGAGGTGGCTGTCAGAAAGGCTTCAGGCTGCAGAAAGGAGCCCATCAGTGTAGGGATTTCAACAGCTAATCCAGGTTATCCCCACAGAGGCAAGTTCTGTGGCTTTCAGCACCTATACCAGCCACAGTCTGTCccttctgcctctgcccctgcttCTCCAGATCTAGCAATACATAGGGATGGGTTTTGAGCGACACTAAGTGGGATGGGTTAGGTTCTGAGACAAGTGAGATGGAGAGTGGTCTCTGTGGAGCTGGGGTGTATATGTCTGTTGAGTCTGAGGCAAGTCAGGTGGGTGGGGGACGGGTTTAGAGCTACAGTGGGGAGTTCTGAGAGAGTGGTGCgcgagggggagggggatgagacCTGCTGGAGGTCTGAGTTGTGGGAAAGTTGGGTAGAACAGTATGTGAATGTGGGGGATTCTCAGCCGAGTGGGGTTAGGTGAGAGGATGGTGGAAGGGGGCTTCCGGGATGAGGGGGCGGGATTAGAGGAAGAAACTGTGGGGCCTTGAAGAGAGGGGGTCTGAACTGAAGGGGGATGATTGGGGTTGGTAGAGTTGACTGTGGGTGAGTGAAGTAATGGGGGTGTGAGTGAATGAGGGTGAGTGGCCTGGGTAAGAAAGTAGGGAGAGATAAGAGCTGAAGTCAGAGAAGAGGCTGTGACTGCCCTTTACGGTACTGTATCACAgatcttcctttttctttccatttctccACCATCCTCATTCCTTCCCCCACAAATGTCCCTGGTTTTTTATTTGATCAACAGGCAGGAAGGAGAGTGGTGGGTCAGAAGCTCATGTAACTGCCGCCGCTTTCAAGGATACACAGAATTGGTACTATCCAGGTGGCTGCTTACTGGAATGTTAGTGGAAATGAGTGGCTCATATGGAAGTACTAGGTACAGGTTTAGCAATATgggagatgccagcagcagcataaTTAAATACCggggagtgaaatcctggtcttagtcaagtgaatggcaaaactttcattgacttcagtagggtcaggaaTTCACTCCTAGTCTTCTGCTACTATTGGACCTCCATCTGACTGTGTTAAAAGACATTTGTCTGTAAGCCTCTCTGATTGTTTGGCAATGTACTGGCTAAAATTACTCAGTGGGATCCCTGATCCATTTCTCAGGCCTCGCTCACTCTCTCCTGCATGGGAAACCCTTAATTGCCGGTGAAAGAGATATATGTGGGATTCTCCTTCCAGAGATTTGCCTCTCAGTCATTCCACTGGGAAAGGAAGCTTTTCCCACTCACAGAGAAAGATGGTGGGGATTGCCTGTAAAAGCAGTGGATCCTGGGAAAAACACGTGAGGCAGCCTCACGGAGGTGCAAGCACTTTGTCCCCAGTGCCCCTCATTATCCGGGCTCCTGGACAGTGTGGCTCCAATGTGGCCATACTACTAGCACTTCCCCAGCGACCCATTGCCCTAGGGAGTCTCCTTAAAGAGGTGTTCCAGGTGCAGTGGAAGGCAGGAGAAAGTTAATGAAGACCTGGAACTAATTGTGAGTGAGGACTGCAAAACTGGGCATCTGATGCTTACACCACTATGCTATTAGTGGTGACAGTTACTAATAAAGCATACTTTTGCATCACATTAATATTGCTGAAACAAAGTTAGAACAATTAATAAGACAGTGCCCTGTTTAGCTGTGATTCAAATTCCTTATTCCTGATGCTGCAAATATTCTAAAAATAACTGGAAACACTGCTGGTCTCAGCTACAAGGGATAAAACCGCTAGCacactaaaaaaaagaaaagtggggCACACCGACACACTCCAAACACCCAGCATCATTAGGGTTACATAGTTTTCATACACAGTCATGAGTGGAAATTATTTCCTGTAAGATTGTGTGAATGGGGGAGATGTGAAAAAGCAAAAATCCAGAGAGTGTTCAATAGCCCAGAAGGATTAGGCATAGAGTCACAATCTGCAGAACCAGAAT is a genomic window of Lepidochelys kempii isolate rLepKem1 chromosome 1, rLepKem1.hap2, whole genome shotgun sequence containing:
- the LGR5 gene encoding leucine-rich repeat-containing G-protein coupled receptor 5 isoform X2, with amino-acid sequence MDTSCPPSALLLLCLLGLPGASSGGLASPAGRRQRGCPALCQCEQDGMLLRADCSDRGLTAVPTNLSLFTSYLDLSMNNITKLPSNPLHNLRFLEELRLDANHINYVPPNCFSGLISLRHLWLDDNSLTEIPVHAFRSLPALQAMTLALNKIYHIPDYAFGNLSSLVVLHLHNNRIYSLGKKCFDGLHSLETLDLNYNSLDEFPTAIRTLTNLKELGFHSNNIKSIPEHAFVGNPSLITIHFYDNPIQLVGQSAFQHLPELRTLTLNGASQITEFPDLTGTTSLESLTLTGAQVTSLPTVACDQLPNLQVLDLSYNLLEDLPCFTACKKLQKIDLHHNEIYEIKADTFEQLVALRSLDLAWNKIAVIHPNAFSSLPSLIKLDLSSNLLSSFPVTGLHGLTHLKLTGNHDLQSLISSENFPELKIIEMPYAYQCCAFGTCESHYKISSQWNKDENSSADDFHKKDSGMLHIQDERDFEDFLLDFEEDLKVHHLVQCSPSPGPFKPCDHLFGSWLIRIGVWTIVGLAFICNALLTATVFKSPLYISSIKLLIGLIAIVNMLMGLSSGVLASMDALTFGSFAQYGAWWESGVGCQVTGLLSIFASETSIFLLTLAALERGFSVKYATKFETKSSLASVKIAIFFCFMLALIIAVVPLLSERQYGVSPLCLPLPFGEPSSMGFMVALVLLNSLCFLVMTVAYTKLYCSLEKGELDNIWDCSMIKHIALLLFTNCILYCPVAFLSFSSLLNLTFISPEVIKSILLVIVPLPACLNPLLYILFNPHFKEDLGSLRKQTLLWSRSKHTSLISVNSEDVEKQSCDSTQALVTFASASISYDVPTSNSLMPSSYQTTESCNLSSVAFVPCH
- the LGR5 gene encoding leucine-rich repeat-containing G-protein coupled receptor 5 isoform X1, with translation MDTSCPPSALLLLCLLGLPGASSGGLASPAGRRQRGCPALCQCEQDGMLLRADCSDRGLTAVPTNLSLFTSYLDLSMNNITKLPSNPLHNLRFLEELRLAGNGLTYIPRGAFAGLFSLKVLMLQNNQLEQVPTEALQNLRSLQSLRLDANHINYVPPNCFSGLISLRHLWLDDNSLTEIPVHAFRSLPALQAMTLALNKIYHIPDYAFGNLSSLVVLHLHNNRIYSLGKKCFDGLHSLETLDLNYNSLDEFPTAIRTLTNLKELGFHSNNIKSIPEHAFVGNPSLITIHFYDNPIQLVGQSAFQHLPELRTLTLNGASQITEFPDLTGTTSLESLTLTGAQVTSLPTVACDQLPNLQVLDLSYNLLEDLPCFTACKKLQKIDLHHNEIYEIKADTFEQLVALRSLDLAWNKIAVIHPNAFSSLPSLIKLDLSSNLLSSFPVTGLHGLTHLKLTGNHDLQSLISSENFPELKIIEMPYAYQCCAFGTCESHYKISSQWNKDENSSADDFHKKDSGMLHIQDERDFEDFLLDFEEDLKVHHLVQCSPSPGPFKPCDHLFGSWLIRIGVWTIVGLAFICNALLTATVFKSPLYISSIKLLIGLIAIVNMLMGLSSGVLASMDALTFGSFAQYGAWWESGVGCQVTGLLSIFASETSIFLLTLAALERGFSVKYATKFETKSSLASVKIAIFFCFMLALIIAVVPLLSERQYGVSPLCLPLPFGEPSSMGFMVALVLLNSLCFLVMTVAYTKLYCSLEKGELDNIWDCSMIKHIALLLFTNCILYCPVAFLSFSSLLNLTFISPEVIKSILLVIVPLPACLNPLLYILFNPHFKEDLGSLRKQTLLWSRSKHTSLISVNSEDVEKQSCDSTQALVTFASASISYDVPTSNSLMPSSYQTTESCNLSSVAFVPCH